One segment of Erigeron canadensis isolate Cc75 chromosome 2, C_canadensis_v1, whole genome shotgun sequence DNA contains the following:
- the LOC122589148 gene encoding uncharacterized membrane protein At3g27390 encodes MEPPSGVWKSLVQFFIFLPYFMGLLALGFIKGIIFAPLICIIMTIGNSVVALSLFPAHIVWAYFCVLSAKRLGPVMKVVVCILFTPVLVFWPFGIILGSFLGGLAYGFLGPMFGTFKAVGEGKTDQFYHCIVDGTKDTVQWSFTFIRDLKDVCFHSFFSVMNDLRKQGMPERKIEIRVVYLPVAIVIGLLGVLVDFPVITVIAILKSPYMLFKGWHRLFQDCVGREGPFLETICVPFAGLAILLWPLAVVGAMLASMLSGVFLGLYAAVIVYQESSFYLGLCYTVAALSIYDEYSNDVLDMPEGSCFPMVKYRRNPGLSTSSSFSRAGSIKRAPSRSGSIRTPMIELKPLELFDNFFQECRRHGELLVLQGLISLNDIHDPQSVSLPAYCLYQALLRSAKANSPGLIMSDGGTEITSANRPKDTFYDWFLNPLLVMKDQVKAQHLTESEEDFLGKLILTGGDVQKLKNMNIGPPPESELRRAELDGLARRLQGITKSISRYPTYRRRYEGVMKALYEDLDKKNGDGSYRGPQTVPRSKSTFGRIFSTQRSFKNKTNNQVVRQDNARDVEIV; translated from the exons atggaacCTCCAAGTGGGGTTTGGAAATCATTAGTCCAATTCTTCATTTTCTTGCCTTATTTCATGGGTCTTCTTGCTCTTGGCTTCATTAaag gaatcatttttgctccattgatatgtattattatgacaattGGAAACTCTGTTGTTGCACTTAGCCTTTTCCCAGCACATATTGTATGGGCTTACTTTTGCGTATTGAG TGCTAAACGATTAGGGCCAGTGATGAAAGTGGTTGTATGCATATTGTTTACACCTGTCTTGGTTTTCTGGCCTTTTGGAATTATTTTGGGGAGCTTTCTTGGCGGCTTAGCTTATGGTTTTCTTGGACCAATGTTTGGAACTTTTAAAGCTGTTGGTGAAGGGAAAACTGATCAGTTTTACCATTGTATCGTA GATGGAACCAAGGATACCGTCCAATGGAGTTTTACTTTTATCAGGGACTTGAAAGATGTCTGTTTCCATTCATTCTTCTCGGTGATGAATGATCTTCGAAAACAAGGCATGCCAGAGAGAAAAATCGAGATTAG AGTGGTTTATCTTCCTGTAGCGATTGTCATTGGTTTATTAGGAGTCTTGGTTGACTTTCCAGTGATCACGGTTATAGCCATATTAAAAAGTCCATACATGTTGTTCAAGGGGTGGCACCGGTTGTTTCAAGATTGTGTGGGTCGAGAAGGCCCTTTCTTGGAGACAATATGTGTCCCATTTGCTGGTCTAGCCATCTTGCTATGGCCATTGGCTGTAGTTGGAGCCATGTTAGCCTCCATGCTCTCTGGTGTTTTCCTTGGTTTATATGCAGCTGTGATCGTCTATCAG GAGTCATCTTTCTATCTCGGACTTTGCTATACTGTAGCTGCATTGTCGATCTATGATGAATACAGCAATGATGTTCTTGACATGCCTGAAGGATCTTGCTTTCCCAT GGTTAAATATCGGCGTAACCCTGGATTGTCtacttcaagttctttttcgaggGCAGGTTCCATTAAAAGAGCACCATCTAGGTCTGGATCCATCCGGACTCCCATGATTGAACTTAAGCCGTTGGAG TTGTTTGATAACTTTTTTCAAGAATGTCGTCGACATGGTGAATTATTGGTTCTGCAAGGTTTAATATCGTTAAATGATATCCACGATCCACAATCTGTAAGTCTACCTGCTTATTGTCTCTACCAAGCACTTCTACGCTCAGCAAAAGCAAATAGTCCTGGTTTAATTATGT CTGATGGCGGTACAGAAATAACTAGCGCAAACAGACCCAAAGATACGTTCTATGATTGGTTCTTGAACCCGCTCTTGGTCATGAAAGACCAAGTTAAAGCACAACATCTTACGGAATCCGAGGAGGACTTCTTGGGCAAGTTGATTCTGACAGGTGGTGATGTCCAGAAGCTGAAAAACATGAACATTGGTCCACCACCCGAGTCTGAGCTTCGACGAGCTGAACTGGATGGGTTAGCTCGGAG GCTTCAAGGGATCACAAAGTCGATATCAAGATACCCAACATACAGAAGAAGATATGAGGGTGTGATGAAGGCATTATACGAAGATCTTGATAAGAAGAATGGTGATGGTAGCTACAGAGGACCTCAAACTGTTCCGAGGTCAAAAAGCACATTTGGTCGGATTTTTAGCACACAAAGATCCTTcaaaaacaaaactaacaatCAGGTGGTTAGGCAAGATAATGCAAGAGATGTCGAAATTGTATAG